GTATTAAAGGATATAATATTAAAGTATAAGAGAATGCAAGGATTTCATGCACCATTTATACCAGGTTGGGACACACATGGATTACCTATTGAATGGAAAATAATTCAAGAAAAAGGCGAAAAAATAGCTAATATGACAGCCTTAGAATTAAGACAAGAATGTAAAAAATATGCATTAAAAGAAGTAGAAAAACAAAAAAAGGATTTTATAAAATTAGGAATATTGGCTGATTGGGACAATCCATATATAACTTTAAATTCTGATTTTGAAGCAGAAGAGTTAAGAGTATTTAAGCAAATTTATGAAAATGGTTATGTATTTAAAGGATTAAAACCGGTTTATTGGTCTCCAACTACTGAAACAGCCTTAGCAGAAGCAGAAATAGAGTATAAAGATGTAACATCTTATGCTATTTATGTAAAAATGCAACTAGATAAAGATGCCTTAGAAAAATTAAATATAGATGAAGCAAGTATAATAATATGGACAACAACTCCATGGACTATACCTGCTAATTTAGGTATAGCATTAAATGCTGAATTTGAATATGGAGTATATAAAACAAATAAAGGAAATGTTATAGTTGCAAAAGAATTAGCAAAAACAGCTTTTTCTAAAATGAATTTAGAATATGAACTAATAAAAGAATTTAAAGGAGATTTATTAGAAAAGACTCACTATTATCACCCTATATTTGATAGAAAAGGTTTAGTAATCTTAGGAGAGCATGTAACCTTAGAAGCAGGTACAGGTTGTGTTCATACAGCACCTGGGCATGGAGCAGATGACTTTATAGTTGGTAATAAATATGAATTAGGTGTATTATCGCCTGTTGATAATAAAGGGCACATGACTTTTGAAGCAGGTAAATATGAAGGAATGTTTTATGCTAAGGCAAATAAAGAAATAATAAAAGATATGGAAGAAAGTGGACATATATTATTTACTGAACAAATTACTCACTCATACCCACATGATTGGAGAAGTAAAAAGCCTGTAATTTTTAGAGCAACTGAACAATGGTTTATAAACATAACTGAAAGTGATATAAGACAAAATGCATTAAATGCACTTAAAGAAGTTAAATTTTACCCAGATTGGGGAAGAAATAGAATAAATGCAATGTTAGAAGGTAGACCTGATTGGACTATTTCTAGACAAAGAGTTTGGGGAGTACCTATACCTATATTTTATAATAAGAAAAACGAAGTAATATATGAACCAGAAATTATGGATAAAGTAATAGAATTAGTTAAAAAAGAAGGAACTGATATTTGGTGGAAATATTCTGCTTCTGAAATAATAGGAGAAAAATTATTAGCTAAGTATAATCTTAAAGGAGAAGAACTAAGAAAAGAAAAAAGTATATTAGATGTTTGGTTTGATTCAGGTGTTACACATAGATCGGTAATAATACCTCGTGAATATAATAGACCAGTAGATTTATACTTAGAAGGTTCAGATCAACATAGAGGTTGGTTCCAATCTTCATTATTAACTTCTATAAGTAGTACAAAAGATGCACCATACAAAAAAATATTAACACATGGATTTGTAAATGATGCACAAGGTAGAAAAATGAGTAAATCAATTGGAAATACTATAGCACCAAAAGAAGTTATAGAAAAGTATGGAGCAGATATACTAAGATTATGGGCATCATCAGTAGATTATCGTGAAGATGTTAGATTATCTACTAATATTTTAGATAGAATGTCTGACTCATATAGAAAGATAAGAAATACTTCAAGATATTTATTAGGAAATATTTCAGACTTTAATTATGCTGATGATAAAGTGGCATATGAAGATATGTTAGAAATAGATAAATGGGCTATGAATAAATTAGAAAGATTAAAAGAAAAAGTTGAAAAACTTTATGATAACTTTGAATTTTATAGTTTATTCCAAGAAATAGTGTATTTTTGTATAGTAGATATGTCATCATTCTATTTAGATATAATAAAAGATAGACTATACTGTGAACATAAGACTTCATTAAAAAGAAGATCTGCTCAAACTGTATTAGTGGAAGTATTACAAGTATTAGTTAGGGTAACAGCACCAGTATTATCATTTACAGCAGAAGAAATATGGTCTAAATTACCTGAAGAGTTAAGAGAAACTGAGAGTGTGCATTTAGCTTCTTGGTTAGAAAAAAATCCAGAATATAAAGATGATAAATTAGAAGCAAAATGGGCTAAACTACATAATTTGAGAAAAGAAGTAAACAAAAAAATAGAAGAAAAAAGACAAAACGGTGAAATTGGATTATCACTAGATGCTTTGGTTATATTAAATATAAAAAATAAAGATTATGAATTTGTTAAAGAGTATTCTGAGTGGGATATATCTGATATATTCTTAGTATCACAAGTAGAATATAGCGATGAACAATTAATTGAAACTGAAATATCTGATATAAGTGTAAGAATTGAAAAAGCCAAAGGAGAAAAATGTGAGAGATGCTGGAAATATAGTGTTGATACGGGAAATTCTGAATTTGGAATGGTTACACCAAGAGACGCAGCAGTTTTAAAACTTATGAAAGAAAATGGAGAATTAGATGGAATCATTGAAGAATAAGAGTTTAATTTATATAGTATTAATATTTTTGTTAGTATCCATGGATCAATTATCTAAACAAGCAATGCTTTTATTATCTAATGGAGTTATAGGTTATTCTATGAAAATATTAGGAAACTTTTTTAGAATAACTTATGTAGAAAATCATGGTGGAGTATTTGGAGTATTTCAAGGACATATAAAAACTTTTACATTAATTAGTACAATTTTAATAATTTATATATATTTTTCTGAACTTAAAAACTTCTCTAAATATGCACCTATAACTAAATTAGGAACAAGTTTCATAATAGCAGGAGCTGCTGGTAATATGATTGATAGATTTTTTAGGGGCTATGTAATAGATATGCTTGATTTTAGAGCAATATGGCATTATGTATTCAATGTGGCAGATGTATACATACATATAGGTATATATATATTAGTGATTTCTTATGTTATTAATTCATATATTAAAAAGGAGAAATAATAATGAATTTTCAAAGTATAATATTAACATTACAAGAATACTGGGGGAAACAAGGATGTATAGTTTCTAACCCATATGATGTTGAAACAGGAGCAGGGACATTTAATCCTGATACATTTTTAATGTCATTAGGTCCAGAACCTTGGAAGGTTTGTTATGTAGAACCTTCAAGAAGACCAAAAGATGGTAGATATGGAGAAAACCCTAATAGAGTTTATCAACACCATCAATTTCAAGTTATAATGAAACCTTCACCTGATAATATACAAGAACTATATATCAAAAGTTTAGAAGCATTAGGTATAGATATTAAAAATCATGATATAAGATTTGTAGAAGATAACTGGGAATCTCCAACACTAGGTGCTTGGGGATTAGGTTGGGAAGTTTGGTTAGATGGTATGGAAGTTACTCAATTTACATATTTCCAACAAGTAGGCGGTCTTGAAGTAGATATTACACCTGTTGAAATAACTTATGGACTTGAAAGAATAGCTCTATATCTACAAAATAAAGACAATATATATGATTTAGAGTGGGCAGATGGTGTTAAGTATGGTGAAAGAAGAAAACAATATGAATATGAAATGACTAAATATAGTTTTGAAGTAAGTGATAGTAAGATGCATTTTACTTTATTTGATATGTATGAAAAAGAAGCAAATAATTGTATAGAGCATAAATTAGTTTTACCTGCTTATGATTATGTTTTAAAATGTTCACATGTATTTAATAATTTAGATGCAAGAGGGAGTATAAGTACAACTGAAAGAATGTCATATATTTTAAGAGTAAGAGATTTAGCTAAAAAATGTGCTGAAGTTTTTGTTGAAAATAGAAAAGCATTGGGCTACCCATTACTTAAAAAGGAGGAAAAATAATGAGACTTTTATTTGAATTAGGAGTTGAAGAATTACCTTCAAGATATGTAGTAAAATCAGAAAAAGCACTACTTGAAAATACTAAAAAACTGTTATTAAATAATAGAATAGAAGTGTTTGGAACTAAAAGTTATAGTTCTCCTAGAAGATTAGCCATTGAAATTGAAATGAGTGATACTCAAAAAGATTTAGATGAAACTAAATTAGGACCAGCAATTAACATAGCATTAAAAGATGGGAAGCCAACTAAGGCATTACTAGGTTTTTTAGCATCTAATGGTTTAAAAGAAAATGAATATAGCATTATTAAAACTCCTAAGGGAGAATATGTACAAATATCTAAGTTTGAAAAAGGAAAAGATACTAAGGAAATATTAGCCCAAATTTTAAAAACTGCTATTAACTCATTAGAATTTGAAAAAAGTATGAAATGGGGAAGTAGTCAATTTAGATTTATAAGACCTATAAAATGGATTTTAGCATTAGTAGATAATGAAGTTCTAGATTTTAGTATTGAAGGTATCAAGGCTAGTAATATAACTCGTGGTATGAGAGAGTTTGGAAGTCAAGAAATATTAGTAAAAGATATGTCTAAATATAAAGAACTTTTATTAGAAAATTATGTTATAGCAGATAGAGAAAATAGAAAAGCCAAAATATTAGAAAATTTACCTAAAAATACTGAAGTAGATAACTCTTTATTAGAAGAAGTTACAGATTTAGTAGAATATCCATGTATAATAGTTGGAGAATTCAATAAAAATTATTTAAATTTACCAGAGGAATTAATAACTATAACTATGAAAACTCATCAAAGATATTTCCCAGTAAGAAAAGAAGATGGTAAGTTATCTAACCAATTTGTAGTTGTTAGAAATGCACCAGTTTATTCTGAATTGGTTAAATTAGGTAATGAAAAAGTAATAGAACCAAGATTAGCGGATTCTAAATTTTTCTTTGATGAAGATTTAAAAATTAATTTATTTGATAATGTAGAAAAATTAAAAAATATTATGTTCCAAAAAGATATGGGAACTATATATGAAAAAATGTTAAGAGCAAAAGAAATAGCAAAATATTTAGGAGCAGATGAAAATACTTTAAGAGCCATAGAATTATCTAAGGCTGATTTGGTTTCTAATGTAATAAATGAAAAAGAATTTACAAGTTTACAAGGTATGATGGGATCTATTTACGCTAAGAATAGCAAAGAAAATGATATAGTTTCTAATGCAATAGAAGAACATTATAGACCAAGATTTCAAGGAGATGATTTACCTAAATCAATGGAAGGTGCAATAGCAGCAATATCAGATAAAGTTGATACTGGTATGGGAGCATTTTGTGTAGGACTAAAACCTACTAGTTCAAAAGACCCTTATGCTATAAGACGGGCTATACAAGGTGTAACTTATATTGCACTAGATAAAAAATTAGATATATCTTATGTGGACTTATCTAAAAAAGCATATGAAATATTTAGTAATGATAAAAAAGTAATATATTCTAATGCTTTGGGAGATTTTATACAATTTTTCAAACAAAGATTAGAAACAGTATTGTCTGAAACATATAGCAAAGACCTTATTTCTTATGTGATAAATATAGAAACTAACTTTAAAAATATTTTGGTAAAATTAAATAAATTAAATGAACTATCTAAAACAAGTGATTTTGCTAATTTAATAAATTTACTAAAAAGAATGAAAAATATGGTAAAAGATAATAGTAATAAAGGTATAGATTTAAGTTTAATTAAAGATGAAAATGAAAAAAATATGATAAATTTAATAGAAAAATTAAATAATAATAAGAATAATTTTTCTGCTTCAATAGATACATTATTAGAAAATGCCAAAGTTATAAATTCATATTTTGATAATGTAAAAATTAATACAGATGATGAAAAAATAACTAATAATAGATATGCATTATTAAATAATGTTTTATTCGTGGTTGGAGATATTATAGAAATATAAGAAAAATTAAAAAGTGAGGGATTATGGAAACTTTAAAATATATAAAAGAATATACTTTAAAAAGTAAAGATATTCCTTTGCTTGATTTTAGATTTTCTAGTTTTAAAAATGAAAATTTTAAAAATATAGAAAAACTAGAAATTTTAAAAATTTATAAAGATTTTTCTAAATTAAGACCATTAGATTTAGAAAATGATATAGATTCATTAGAAAAATTTATAAAAAATAGGAGAATACCTAATAATAGAGAAAATTTTGATAAGATTATAAACACTCTACCTTATGAAAATAGAAACTTATTAACAAGTTACATTGATATATCATTAGCATTATCATTAAATGATTCTTATTGGCTAGTGCCTAAAAATAGTAAGTTTTTATGGAAAGACTATAACTTATATAACAATAACTTTTCAAAACTTATATCTGAAACTGCTTTTTTTGGAATAGAGCATAGCATTAAAATGCTTACAACTTCCCCTGAATATACAACAAATGGAGCAATAAAAAAATGTTGGTATAGATATGACAATGGGAAAACTGTATTATTTAAGTCAAATAGTGTAGAATATGCTAATAGGGGTAAAGAAGCCTATACCGAATTTTATACAGGTCAAGTTGCTAAATATTTTGATTTTGATTATGTGAAATATGATTTAGTTAATTATAAAGGAAATATAGTATCTGCTTGCGATATTTTCACAAGTGAGAAAATTTCATATGTACCAATATTTAAGGTTTTAGATAAGAAAGATAATAATAATTTAGAAAAAATTAATGAAATTATGGGTTATGATTTTATGGCAGACATGTTAGTATTTGATTCATTAATAGGTAATATAGATAGACATTTAGGAAATTTTGGGTTATTAAGAAATAATGACACAGGAGAAATTTTAAGACCAGCACCAATATTTGATAATGGTTTATCGTTTATAAATTTAATATCTAGTTTTGAATTAGACAGAAAGGATTTAAGCAAATACTATTTTTCTAATTATAAGGATTCATTTTTAGAGGGCTTTGAGAGTATAGTATATAAATATGTAAATGAAAAGCACTTAAAAATATTTGAAAAATTAAAAGATTTTAAAATAGAAAAACATTCAAAGTATAATTTAGATGATAAATGGTTAAAAGCATTTGAAAATTTTGTTAGAGAAAATGCTAAAATGTTTATAAATATATATATGATAAAAAAGGAAAAATATGTTAAATAATATATTGCAAGAATTTTTACAAGAAAAGAAAATGAAATTAAAAGGTAGAATTTACCATTATACACAAATAAATTTTGCATATAATTCTAATCATATTGAGGGAAGTTCTTTAACAGAAGAAGAAACTAAATACATATATGAAACTAATTCTTTTATATCTGATAAAGAAAAAATTACCAAAATTGATGATATAATAGAAGCCAAAAATCATTTTAAATGTTTTGACTATATCTTAGATACCATTAATGAGCCTTTAAGTGAAAAATTAATAAAAGATTTACACAAAATTTTAAAAACTAACACTAATGATAGTGAAATAGACTGGTTTGCAGTTGGAGAATACAAGAAAAAACCTAATTTTATTAGTAATTTAAAAACAACTAGTCCCAAACAAGTAAGATTTGAAATGAAAGCATTATTAGATAAATATAATGAGATACCAATTAAAAAAATAGAAAATATAATTGATTTTCATTATAATTTTGAAACTATACACCCTTTTCAAGATGGAAATGGTAGAGTTGGTAGACTTATAATGTTTAGGCAGTGTTTGAAAAATAATATAGTACCATTTATTATAAGTGAAGAATATAAGTTATTTTATTATAGGGGTTTGAAAAAATATAATGAAGATAAAGCATTTTTAATAGATACTTGTTTATCTTGCCAAGATAAATATAAAGAAATATTAAAAAAATTAAAAGTAGGAGACCAACTATAATGACATTAAAAGATATTGAAAAATTCTATAATTCTATTGATAAAGATGAAGAAGAAAAATACAGTAAACTTAAATGTTATGATATTTATTCTAAAAAAATTAAATTTAAAAATAAAATTGGAACTATTGAAAACCTAATAGAAATACATAAATATATTTTTGATAAAGTTTATGGGAATTTTGCTGGATTGGTAAGAGATAAACCTTTATACAAAGGCAATTTCATATTTTGTATGCCAATATACATTAATAGCAATATAGAGCAAATAAATAATAATTTTGCCAAAACAATAGATGATATTATAGAAAAATATTGTGATGTAAATGTGTTACACCCTTTTTATGAAGGAAATGGTAGAAGTACAAGAATTTGGCTAGACTTGATATTAATTAAGAAATTTAAAGCAGCAATAGATTGGAATAAGGTAAATAAAAAAGATTATTTAGATGCTATGAAAAAAAGTATTGTTAATACTGATGATATAAAAGAGATTTTAAAAAATGCTATTACAACTAATATAGATGATAGAGAATTATTTATGAAAGGAATAGATGCATCTTATGAAATTGAAAATATTAATAATTACAATACAAAAGATTTAGTAAAAGGAGAATAATGAAACCTAAAATAACGATTTTAAAAAATAGTACTGATTTATTTAATGTAGATATATTGAAAAATATACAAAAAAAATTACAAGATGATGATTTGGTATCTTTTAGAAAAAAAAATATAATTGATGATGATTATATTTTTGATAGAACTTCTTTTATAGAATCAAACTTAAAAGCATTAGGAGAATATAAAGAAAATTCAATTGATGATTTAATATTAAAAATTTCATACATGTATAGAATAAGACCATTTGAGAAAAAAAACAAAGAATTTTTTAAAACTTGGTTAGACCTATATTTAGATAGAAAAATAAAAAAAAGAATAAATTGGAATAATATAGACTATGAAATTTTTGAATTTATTTTAAAAAAAGATACAAATATGAATATTTTGAAAAAACTAATTGTTAATAATTTAATTTGAAAAATTAAAAGTAGGAGAAAATATAATGAGCGATAGATTTACTGACTTATCAGAACATATAGCAGAAGATAGTATAGGGAATAATTTAAGACCTAGAACTTTTGATGACTATATAGGTCAGGCTAAATTAAAGGAAGCAATGCAACTTTATATAAATGCAGCCAAAATGAGAAATGAAAATGTAGACCACATACTTTTATATGGTCCACCTGGTCTTGGTAAGACCTCATTAGCATATGTTGTTGCTAATGAAATGGGTAGAAGTATAAAAATAACTTCAGGGCCTGTTTTAGATAAGTCAGGAGATTTAGCTTCTATATTATCTTCATTAGAAGATGGAGATGTATTATTTATTGATGAAATACATAGATTAAATACTAATGTTGAAGAAATACTTTACCCTGCTATGGAAGACGGGGAAATAGATATATTAATTGGTAAAGGACATGCTGCAAAAAGCATAAGAATAGAATTGCCTAGATTTACTTTAATAGGGGCAACAACTAATGCAGGAAATTTATCAAGACCTTTAAGAGATAGATTTGGTGTTTCACATAGAATGGAATATTATACTGATGATGAATTAGGTTTAATAATTAAAAGAGGAGCTAGTATTTTAAATATTGCATATGAAGAAGATGCAATAGATATTATGGCTAAAAGAAGTAGGGGAACACCAAGACTTGCCAATAGACTATTAAAAAGAGCAAGAGATTATGCAATGATCAAAGGAAATGGTATAATAGATGCAAAGTCGGTTTTAGGAATACTTGAAATGTTAGAAATAGATGAATATGGTTTAGATGCCATGGACAGAAGTATAATATATAAAATAATAGAAAACTATAATGGTGGACCTGTTGGACTTGAAACCTTATCTTTATTGTTAGGAGAAGATAAAAGAACGGTTGAAGAAGTTTATGAACCTTATTTAATTAAACAAGGTCTACTTAAAAGAACAAGTAGGGGTCGTGTAGTAACTGATAAAGCATATAGACACTTAGGTTTGGTGGCAGACTAATGCTTAGTATAGTAATTGAAAAAGAAAATAAAATAGATGATAATATAATAATAAATAATGTAAGCGATATTAAACATATAGTTAATGTTTATAGACTAAATGTAGGCGATGAAATAAGAGTTGTAGACAATGAATTTGAGTATTTAACTAATATAGTAAAAATTTCTAAAAAAGAAGTTTTACTTAAAGTTAAATCAAAAGATATTGATAAATATAGCCTAAATATAGATATAGATATTGCTATAGGAATAATAAAAAATGATAAAATGAAACTTCTTATAAAAAAATTAACTGAAATAGGAGTTAATAATATAATACCACTTAAAACGGAAAGAGTAATTGTTAAAATCAATGAAAAAAAAGAAAAATGGGAAGAAGTAGTTAAAGAAGCCATGAAACAATGTAGAGCGGTTAAAAAAACTAATTTAACTGAGATACAAAGTTTAAGAGATTTAGACATAGATAAATATGATAAAATAGTGTTTATGTATGAGAACTCTAATGAAAGTCTTAAATTACATGAAGCAGTAAGTTCAAAAGATAAAAAAGTTTTATGTATTATAGGACCAGAAGGTGGCTTTAGTCAAAAAGAAGTAGAATTTATGAAAAATAAAGGATTTTTAGAAATAAATTTAGGTAACAGAATATTAAGAGTAGAAACTGCTGCTATATTAGTAGCATCAGTACTAGCACATAATTACGGTTATTAGGAGTAAAAAAGGGGAAAAAGAGTGAAAAATTTAATGATACTTTTAATTATATTATTGCCATTATCTTTTATTCTCAAAGCCAAAAAAAATAACGATAATAAAAGTAATAATAACTTAAAAATTAAAGTAATTTCAACTAAAAAAGATGAGCCTGTTGATTTTGCATTTAAAATCTGGTGGATAGCAGTAAAGACAAATGATAAAAATGAAATAGCCAAAATATTAGAATTAAAAGATATACAAGCTTGTAATTGGGAAAGCGGAATAGAAAATGCATACGATGATATGGTGTTTATAACACCGCAAATTGGAGAATGGACTATTGCCGTAGGAAGAGGTTTACTTCCTGGAGATAGTAAAGAAAGTATTGAAAAATTAGAAATTATATTAAATAAACTAAGTAGTAAATTTGGAGAAGCCCAATTTTTTGGCTCTCACAGAATTGTAGATTTTTATAATTGGATGAAGTCTACTAATGGTAAAATAGATAGAATTTATTCATATTCTGGGTATTATGGAGAAAATATAAAAATTTATGGAGAACCCACAGAAGTAGAAAAAAATTTAAAATTATATAATTCATTTTTAGAAGAAGCAAATACAGATGAGTATTTAGAACAAGAAGATTTGGTATATCCAGGTGAAGATCTTTTTTTAGAAATAGCTGAAAGTTGGAGTATAAATCCAAGTAAATTATCTGAAAGAGATGACATTAAAGATGAATTAGGAATAATAGGTAAATAATTGAAAGTAAAAAAAGGAGAAAAAAATGAGAAAAATTATTGGAATATTAATGTTAATGGGATTATTATCATGTGGAACTAATGATAAAATTCATGCAGATAGATTATCATTTTCTAATGATAAATATTATGTTTATTATAACGAAGAAGTTATTGAAATACCAAAAGGTACATATATTACAAAGGATAATAAAATAGATGACTATTTCTTTAGTTTCTTTGGAAAACATGTTAAAGATGAAAAAAAATTATTATCAGATTTATCAAAATATTTTCCACATGGGATAAAAGCAATAGATACTTCTAATGAAGTACCTAGTACATCAGTTGAAATTCCTACTATGAAATTAGAAGATAGAAATGTAATTGATAGTATAAGATTAGCAAATATATTGTCAGGTGGAGACGGTAAAGCCTTGATAGTAGTAGATCAAACTTCTGATATAGTTGACGTTAAAGAAACTGTAGCATTAGATCCTACTACATCATTAAAAGGAAAAAGTGTAACAATATTAAATGCTAATGGTTTAAATGGTTCTGCTAGTAAATTAGGAGAAAAATTAAAAACTGAATTAGAGATAATGTATAATGCTGAAAACTATAAAGAAAGAAGAAAAGCAACATACATACTTAATAATAAATTAACAGATGAAGAATTAGTTAAACTTATAAGTATATTAGGTATAAAATATGTAAGATTAGAAACAAAAGAAACTAATTTATACCCTGAATCTGACGCAGTTGTTATTTTAGGTGATGATAGAAAAGCTAATTTACCTATTAAAATATACTCAACTACTGGTGTTTCAGAATTAAAAGAAGCATTAAAGGCATATAATCCAACAGTTTATAAAGCAAAATCAGGACAAGGAATAGTGGGGATAACTATAAAATATAGTCCAGAAGATATATTTATAGCTAATAAATTATCATCATTAATACCTGGTTCTAAACTAGAAAAAGATGAAAATTTAAAAAATAAAATAGAAATAACAACAAACAGATAGGAGAAAAATGTTAGATATAAAATTAAGAGTAGATAAAATAGTAGAAGTTATAGAAGGCAAAAAAGCACAAGATATAAAAGTATACAACATGATTAATAAAACGCCATATTATGACTATTCTATAATATGTACAGGATCATCAAGTAGAAATGTTTTAGCAATATTAGATGCAGTAAAATCAGAAATAGATATTATAAAAAGTATAGAAGGACATAACGAAGGAGAATGGGTACTAGTAGATGGTGGAGATATAATAATTAATATTTTTACAAAAGATGCTAGGGAGTACTATCAATTAGATGAACTTTATGGAGAAATATAAATAAATGGAATTTAAAAGAGAAATTGATAAAGAGGATTATGGGAAAAGAAATGGCATCTTTTTAATAATAGTAGCGACTATCTTCTCTCTTTTGACTATTAGATTATATTATTTACAAATAATAAAAGGTGATTACTATAAAGAAAAGGCTATAAGAAATAGTTTTAGAGAAAATATAGTAAAAGCTGCTAGGGGTAAAATATATGATATTAATGGAGAACTTTTAGCTGAAAATTCTACTGGATATAAACTAATTCATAGATATACTAAACCTATAAGTTCTAGCGACAAAGAAATATTAATAAAACTACACGAAAAATCAGAAGAAGTATTAAGTAATATAAGTGAAACAAGAAGAAAGAAACTTTTAGATTTATATTTTGATATAAGTTATATGGCAAAAATTATGGAAATAGATTATTTAGATCTTCTAGATACGTTTTATACAACTGTTCCATTAGGATTTGATCATGAAATCGTTGTAGATGAAGACATAGATATAGAAAAGGCATTGGTAGAAGTAGAAAAGTTACCTAATAATAGAATAGATATAGTAGAATATAACAAAAGAAAATATGTAGAAAAAGAATTAGCTTCGCATGTTATAGGTTATGTTAAACAAATAAATGGTAAAGAATATTCTGAGTTAAAAGATAAAGGATATAATATAGATGATTTAATAGGTAAAAAAGGTATAGAAAAACAATATGACTATGAAATGAAAGGCATAGATGGTCGTGAATATGTAGAAGTTGATGTTAGAGGAAATGTTATAAAAAAATTAGATGAAGTTAAAGCAACAGCAGGAAATAATGTATATCTTAGTATAAACGCAAGACTACAAAGATATATGACGCAATAT
This portion of the Oceanivirga salmonicida genome encodes:
- the ileS gene encoding isoleucine--tRNA ligase, whose product is MKIDYAKTLNLPKTSFKMKANLPQKEGLMIRDWQKSKLYEKSISDKTKPVYFLHDGPPYANGDIHIGHALNKVLKDIILKYKRMQGFHAPFIPGWDTHGLPIEWKIIQEKGEKIANMTALELRQECKKYALKEVEKQKKDFIKLGILADWDNPYITLNSDFEAEELRVFKQIYENGYVFKGLKPVYWSPTTETALAEAEIEYKDVTSYAIYVKMQLDKDALEKLNIDEASIIIWTTTPWTIPANLGIALNAEFEYGVYKTNKGNVIVAKELAKTAFSKMNLEYELIKEFKGDLLEKTHYYHPIFDRKGLVILGEHVTLEAGTGCVHTAPGHGADDFIVGNKYELGVLSPVDNKGHMTFEAGKYEGMFYAKANKEIIKDMEESGHILFTEQITHSYPHDWRSKKPVIFRATEQWFINITESDIRQNALNALKEVKFYPDWGRNRINAMLEGRPDWTISRQRVWGVPIPIFYNKKNEVIYEPEIMDKVIELVKKEGTDIWWKYSASEIIGEKLLAKYNLKGEELRKEKSILDVWFDSGVTHRSVIIPREYNRPVDLYLEGSDQHRGWFQSSLLTSISSTKDAPYKKILTHGFVNDAQGRKMSKSIGNTIAPKEVIEKYGADILRLWASSVDYREDVRLSTNILDRMSDSYRKIRNTSRYLLGNISDFNYADDKVAYEDMLEIDKWAMNKLERLKEKVEKLYDNFEFYSLFQEIVYFCIVDMSSFYLDIIKDRLYCEHKTSLKRRSAQTVLVEVLQVLVRVTAPVLSFTAEEIWSKLPEELRETESVHLASWLEKNPEYKDDKLEAKWAKLHNLRKEVNKKIEEKRQNGEIGLSLDALVILNIKNKDYEFVKEYSEWDISDIFLVSQVEYSDEQLIETEISDISVRIEKAKGEKCERCWKYSVDTGNSEFGMVTPRDAAVLKLMKENGELDGIIEE
- the lspA gene encoding signal peptidase II — its product is MESLKNKSLIYIVLIFLLVSMDQLSKQAMLLLSNGVIGYSMKILGNFFRITYVENHGGVFGVFQGHIKTFTLISTILIIYIYFSELKNFSKYAPITKLGTSFIIAGAAGNMIDRFFRGYVIDMLDFRAIWHYVFNVADVYIHIGIYILVISYVINSYIKKEK
- the glyQ gene encoding glycine--tRNA ligase subunit alpha, which produces MNFQSIILTLQEYWGKQGCIVSNPYDVETGAGTFNPDTFLMSLGPEPWKVCYVEPSRRPKDGRYGENPNRVYQHHQFQVIMKPSPDNIQELYIKSLEALGIDIKNHDIRFVEDNWESPTLGAWGLGWEVWLDGMEVTQFTYFQQVGGLEVDITPVEITYGLERIALYLQNKDNIYDLEWADGVKYGERRKQYEYEMTKYSFEVSDSKMHFTLFDMYEKEANNCIEHKLVLPAYDYVLKCSHVFNNLDARGSISTTERMSYILRVRDLAKKCAEVFVENRKALGYPLLKKEEK
- the glyS gene encoding glycine--tRNA ligase subunit beta — encoded protein: MRLLFELGVEELPSRYVVKSEKALLENTKKLLLNNRIEVFGTKSYSSPRRLAIEIEMSDTQKDLDETKLGPAINIALKDGKPTKALLGFLASNGLKENEYSIIKTPKGEYVQISKFEKGKDTKEILAQILKTAINSLEFEKSMKWGSSQFRFIRPIKWILALVDNEVLDFSIEGIKASNITRGMREFGSQEILVKDMSKYKELLLENYVIADRENRKAKILENLPKNTEVDNSLLEEVTDLVEYPCIIVGEFNKNYLNLPEELITITMKTHQRYFPVRKEDGKLSNQFVVVRNAPVYSELVKLGNEKVIEPRLADSKFFFDEDLKINLFDNVEKLKNIMFQKDMGTIYEKMLRAKEIAKYLGADENTLRAIELSKADLVSNVINEKEFTSLQGMMGSIYAKNSKENDIVSNAIEEHYRPRFQGDDLPKSMEGAIAAISDKVDTGMGAFCVGLKPTSSKDPYAIRRAIQGVTYIALDKKLDISYVDLSKKAYEIFSNDKKVIYSNALGDFIQFFKQRLETVLSETYSKDLISYVINIETNFKNILVKLNKLNELSKTSDFANLINLLKRMKNMVKDNSNKGIDLSLIKDENEKNMINLIEKLNNNKNNFSASIDTLLENAKVINSYFDNVKINTDDEKITNNRYALLNNVLFVVGDIIEI
- a CDS encoding Fic family protein, with translation MLNNILQEFLQEKKMKLKGRIYHYTQINFAYNSNHIEGSSLTEEETKYIYETNSFISDKEKITKIDDIIEAKNHFKCFDYILDTINEPLSEKLIKDLHKILKTNTNDSEIDWFAVGEYKKKPNFISNLKTTSPKQVRFEMKALLDKYNEIPIKKIENIIDFHYNFETIHPFQDGNGRVGRLIMFRQCLKNNIVPFIISEEYKLFYYRGLKKYNEDKAFLIDTCLSCQDKYKEILKKLKVGDQL